One Primulina huaijiensis isolate GDHJ02 chromosome 8, ASM1229523v2, whole genome shotgun sequence genomic region harbors:
- the LOC140982943 gene encoding uncharacterized protein, with translation MTVDKVKIVREKLKAAQDRQKSWADLKRRPVEFNVGEKAYVKVSPMRGVVRFSKAGKLNPRYVGPFEILEKVGTLACRLALPPSMSRIHNVFHVSQLRKYIPDPSHVLEVEPLLTEGNLGEELKYEEVPIRIVDTKEQVLRRHTIPYVKA, from the exons ATGACAGTGGACAAGGTTAAGATTGTTCGGGAaaagctcaaagcagctcaagacCGACAGAAGAGTTGGGCAGATCTGAAAAGAAGGCCGGTAGAGTTCAACGTGGGCGAGAAGGCTTATGTGAAAGTCTCGCCTATGAGAGGAGTTGTCCGATTCAGTAAAGCCGGGAAACTGAACCCTCGATATGTTGGACCCTTCGAAATCTTGGAAAAGGTGGGCACACTAGCATGCAGACTGGCATTGCCACCAAGCATGTCAAGAAtccacaacgtgttccacgtgtCCCAACTGAGGAAGTACATTCCAGACCCAAGTCATGTGTTGGAAGTAGAACCACTCTTGACCGAAGGAAACTTGGGAGAAGAActgaaatacgaagaagtcccaATCAGAATTGTGGACACCAAAGAACAAGTCCTTAGACGACATACCATTCCTTACGTCAAG GCATGA